The genomic DNA AAGAAGACAGCCGCTCAGGTGAACTGTGAGCAAAATCGGCTCCCTCCCCACCGGGCGGCTGCAATGATAGACGCCTGCGATGAATTGCTCGCCGGGCGGTATCTGGATATGTTCACAGTCGATGCCCTGCAAGGCGGTGCAGGCACCAGCACCAATATGAACGTCAACGAGGTCATTGCTAATTTGGCGATTATGCGGCTTGGTGGAAAACCCGGACAGTATGAGCTAGTACATCCGCTAGACGATGTGAACTGCTGTCAGTCCACGAACGATGTATATCCAACAGCATTACGAATTGCAGCCATTCGGTTGCTTCGTCCTTTATGTGACGCGATGGCTTCGTTACAAGAGTCTTTACAGCACAAAGAAACGGAATATTCGGATCTGCTCAAGCTAGGTCGCACACAGCTAATGGATGCCCTACCCATGATGGCCGGGCAAGGCTTTGGTGCTTACGCAAAGGCCGTGGCACGTGACCGCTGGAGGCTTTACAAAGCCGAGGAACGGCTGCGGGAAATCCCTATTGGCGGTACAGCGATTGGCACAGGCATGAATGCGACTCGTGCTTACAGCTATCGGATGGTTGAGAAGCTGGCGCACGAGACTGGCTTTGGGCTATGCCGAAGTGACCACCCGATGGACCTAATTCAGAATATGGATGTCTTTGTGGAGGTATCCAGTCTGCTCAAAGCCGCCGCTGTAAACCTTTTCAAAATATCGGGCGATTTTCGCCTACTGGCCTCCGGTCCTCTCGGCGGTATTGGTGAGTTCACTCTGCCTCCAGTTCAGGCCGGATCATCCATTATGCCAGGCAAGGTTAACCCGGTGATGGCTGAACTGGCCGGACTAACGGCGTTGCGCGTGATAGCCGAAGATGCAGCGATTACGATGGCGGCTGCCTCCGGGCAGCTAGAGCTGAACGCGTTCCTGCCGCTGATTGCCGAATCGCTGCTGGAATCGCTACATATTCTGGACGACGCAGTTCGGCTGTTCGATGAACGATGTGTACGCGGTCTGATCGTATGCGAGGACCATTGTTCAGTTAATCTGCGTAACTCCGCTGTGATGGCTTCTGCGCTGGTCGCGGAGCTTGGCTATGATGAAGCTGCCTCCATTGCTTCAGTGGCCATTGCCCAGGGCCGCACACCGGAGGATATTACCGAAGAACGCGGTCTGCTGACACGCTCGCGCATTGAGCATTTGTGCCATCCCTATGCAGTAACCAAGCCCGGTATTCCGGGGCAGGAAGAAGGAATTCATGATGGGAATGAATGATACCCCCCGTAGCAATCGACCGCACATCACCCTGCTCGGTCGCCGCAATGCTGGCAAATCCAGCATTCTGAACACCCTGACCGGCCAGCCAGCTGCCGTGGTATCTCCCGTAGGAGGAACGACCACGGACCCGGTTTTCAAGCCGATGGAGCTGCTCCCTGTTGGCCCCATTGTTCTGGTGGATACCGCCGGACTGGACGACGAGGGTGAGATTGGAGCACTGCGCCGCAACAAAACACTGGAAATACTAAATAGCACGGATCTGGCACTGCTAATCATCGACGCTACTGTTGGGATCAGCGCATTTGAGCACGGCTTACTCGAAAGGCTGCGCACCAAGAAAATTCCCGTCATTGGTGTATTAAATAAAACGGATATACTTGCAGAGACAGAGAAAATAACCGCAACGCTAGGGGCTGAACTGGATTTATCCCTGATTCCTTTCAGTGCCTCTAAGCTATGGGGAGACGCGGAACTGAAAAAGGCCATCGTGGATGCCATTCCGCAAAATGAGGATCGTTTCCGCATCGTCGGTGACCTGCTGTCGCCCGGCGATTTTGTCGTGCTTGTCGTTCCAATCGATAAAGCTGCGCCAAAGGGCCGACTGATTCTGCCACAGCAGCAGACGATCCGCGATACGTTAGAGAGCGATGCCATCGCCGTAGTGACCAAAGAGCATGAGCTACGGCTGACGTTGGAGCGCCTGGGACGCAAGCCCCGCTTGGTCATTACCGATTCACAGGCTTTTATGAAGGTAGCCGCAGATACTCCCAAGGATGTGCCCCTGACCTCCTTTTCCATCCTGTTCGCCCGTCATAAAGGTGACCTTGACGAACTCGTACGAGGTGCAAGAGCCATTGACCGTCTCAAGGATGGCGACCGCGTACTCATTGCAGAAGCCTGCACGCATCAATGTCAGTCTGACGATATCGGTCGTGTGAAAATCCCCCGTTGGCTCCGTCAAACGATAGGCAAACGTCTCATCATCGAGCACGCATCCGGTTCCAGCTTTCCTACCGATCTAAGCGAATATGCGCTGGTTATTCACTGCGGGGCCTGCATGCTCAATCGACGTACCATGCTTCACCGAATGGCAGAAACGGAAGCCGCCGGTGTACCCATAGTGAACTATGGAATTTTCATCGCCTATGTTCAGGGAGTCTTCCCCCGTGCCATCGAATGCTTTCCATCCGCTATGCTGGCATGGGAGCAAGCCGTTGGAGCTGGCAGCCATTCCTGAATGAGACGAATCATTGAAGCAACAAATTCCGCCCCATACACGCAAAAGCAGCCGCGTTGACTCTCACGCGGCTGCTTTTTATTTGCCCAATTCCAAAGAGAAGGTCGATATTCTAAAAATACAAATCCCGCTCGCCCGCCTCCAAGCGTTCCAGCTTGCCCAGTGTCAAACGACGTGCAGATTCGCGCGGGATACGCTCCAAATTATCACGCAGGGCGGCAGCCCCCAGCTCACGTGCCTCTTCATCCCCATAGTCCAGCAGATATTCTTGAAAGGTCAGCAGCGAATTGGGCTGGCATACATTATGAATCTGTCCTGATTTGGCAAGCTCCATAAACCGATCCCCCGTACGTCCTTCACGGTAGCAAGCTGTACAGTAGCTGGGCATGTAGCCGCCACGGCACAGACTTTTGATGATTTCCATCGGCGAGCGATGATCCCCAACCTCGAACTGTGGCTTATCATTCGTCTCTTGTCTCGCATATGCCCCTACTCCGGTAGCAGAACCTGCACTGATTTGCGATACACCCAAACCAATGACACGGTCCCTGAATTCCGACTCCTCACGCGTAGACAGGATCATCCCCGCATAAGGTACAGCCAGCCGAAGAACCGCTACAATTTTCATGAAATCCTCGTCGCTCACCAAATACGGATAGCGCTCCGGGTCCACATTTTCAGCTGGACGAAGCCGGGGAACAGAAACGGTGTGAGGACCGCAGCCAAACACTTCCTCCAGATGCTCAGCATGCTTAAGCATGGCTATAGTCTCATAACGGAAATCGTATAAACCATACAACACACCGATACCCACATCGTCTATCCCTGCTCGCATAGCGCGGTCCATGGCAGTCGTGTGCCAGTCATAATTTCGTTTTGGCCCTTGAAGATGATATTTGCGGTAGCTTTCACGATGATACGTTTCCTGGAACAAAATATACGTACCGATCCCAACCTCCACCAGCTTCCGATAATCCTCCTCCGTCGTTGCAGCAATATTGACATTAACCCGCCGGATACTTCCATTGTCTACCTTTACATCGTAAATTTGATGTAAACAATCGACGATATAATCAATAGAACAATGGAGCGGGTCTTCCCCCGCTTCCAACGCGAGTCGCTTATGCCCCATTTGCTGAAGCACTCTGACCTCCTCGACCAGTTCCTCCGGTGTCAAACGGCTGCGGGTAAAGCTGTCATTGGTATGCTTATAGCCACAGTATTCGCAGTTATTGACACAGTGATTGCTCACATATAGGGGAGCAAACAGCACAATCCGATTGCCGTAAATCTGCTCTTTCACCGCCCGTGAGGATCTAAACATTTCCTCCAGCAGTTCAGGATCATCCACATGCAAAAGAGCCGCCGCTTCAGTCGCACTCAACCCCCGGCAAGCTCTTCCCTTCTCCAAAATGTCTAAAATACGGTTGCGATCCGTTGCTTCCTGCTTTCCCTGCTCCACCGCTGCCATAATCTCTGCCTCATTGATGAAATCCGCCGATACTTTCTCCCGTACTTCACTCACGTAGATCCATCTCCCTTATTATGGTGAGGATTTCGCAAAATCCTTATGGTTAACTACTGTTTCTTTTATTGACTCATGAGCTGTCGTTGTACCCTCAGACTATCGCCACGCCCCATATCGACTTCAAACCCCGCTCCACGGATGCGCAGCTCCAGGCAATGTCGACATTGGGCAGATTCATCACCCAAGCATATTTTATTTTCATAAATAGCATACTTCGGCCTCACCCCGAGTGGTGATAAATTAGGCATAACTACATTCGCTCCCGCCTGTAGCGCCTTCTCCCGACCTTGGGGATGAATCGTTCCCATCGCTGTCGATGCTGGAATAAGCGCATCTGGAACGACTAACCGGGACAACGAAACAATATCCAGCGCCTTTTCCATGCTTCCCTGACTGGCATCCCGGAGCGGCGTGTTGCTATGCGGTAAAAACGGGCCAATCCCGATCATATCAGGCGATAGACTGTGTAGATAGACCAAATCGTCTGCCAAATCACTGTTCGTTTGTCCTGGTAAACCAACCATACATCCAGCCCCGATCTGAAATCCGATTCGCTGCAAGGCCAGCAGACGACTCCTCCTGCTTTCTATCGTCATCGTCGGATGTAGCTTAGCGTACAAACGTGGTGAAGCCGTCTCATGCCGCAGCAAAAAGCGGTCCGCCCCCGCCTCGTATAATAGCGCATAGGTTTCATCATCCCGCTCACCAATGGACAGTGTAACGGCCACATCGGTAAAACGCCTTTTGATCTCCCGAATCAGTTTCTCCAGCCGGGCTGCTGTGAACCAGTAATCTTCGCCACTTTGCAGGACAAAGGTCCGATATCCCAGCTCATACCCCTCCGCGCAACAGGACAAAATTTCTTCCGGTCGTAAACGATAGCGATCCGCCTGTTTATTCGAGGCCCGTAGCCCGCAATACATGCAGTCCTGACGACATATGCTGGAGAACTCAATTAATCCACGTAAAAAAACACCTTTACCGTAACGCTCCATTTTGATGCGAGCTGCCAATTTTCGTAACTGCGCCCGCACCGTTGGCTCTTCCTCCAGACGTGCCAACAGCTCCATCATTTCCGTATGCGTCCATTCCTTGCCGTCAGCCAGACGCAGTAATAATTCGTCCGTGACTCATCCCTTCTTCCCTCGTCCATCTGGACTCCACGTCGTCAGCAGCTTGTACCGTACATGTATTATTCTAGCAACATCAGAGGGAATAGAACGTGACTAGCTTCACAAAAAATCCCATTTTCTGAATATAAGCTCCAACTTCTGCCGCAAAAAATACATATTTACCGCAACAAAAAAAGCTGTTTTTCCTTTAATGGAAGAAACAGCTTCTGATCAAGCTTATTATTGAATTAAATCAACCGCCTGCTGCGGTACAAAATAATCTACGCCGTTATAAACGACAACACCGTTCATTGCTGAATTTTCACCATTCAGCATGACGATATTTTTGTATACCATGACCACCTGTATTCCAGCCAATATTTGCGCGTTTGCTAATGATCGGTCCGACTGCATAGTTCATGCTGCCTTCTTTGGCATCTTTGATCGTTTTTTCTTCCTCATCCGGTCTAACTATATTAAAGATGCTCTCTGAAGTATTGGTCTCACTCTAATTGCCCCTGAATTACCGATACAATACTTTCACGCAGTGCTTTGGCGTTTTGTGACTTATATGGATCAGCATTAAAAAGGATTGCATCTGCTGTGTAGTTTTCTTTTATACGTCCCAATCTGTCCCCATATCCCAAAATTTCAGCGGCGAACTCCGTGGCAGCCTGCCAAGCCTCTTTTCGAGTTAATCCACAGTCTATGAGTATGTCTAATTCCTCAAGGTTGCGTCCATGTAACGAAGGTGTGACAAAATCTGTACCGAACGCAATTCGTACGCCTGCTCTTTTGGCATAGTTAACGGCTTTAGGGTGGGCTTCGGCGGCACGGGCGGCGCGATCACAAATTTCCCTGTCGAGTGAAAGAACTCCAGACGGGTCTGCAGCAATACGATAGATGGAAGCAGTAGGCACAAAGACTGTCCTGGATTGCGCAAGCTGGTTGGCTTGATCCTCGGTCAAATACATTCCATGCTCTATTGATTCCACGCCAGCGTCAATAGACCAGTCCACAGTAGGTCCGCCCCAGGTATGAACCATGACTTTAATGTTGCGTGCATGGGCGCTACGCACAATAAAAGAGAATTCTTCCTCAGAAAAAATCGGGTTCAGCACTGTATCTGGTGACGATCCTAGTCCCCCTGTTGCAAGAATTTTAATCCAGCTTGCCCCGGAATCAATAATTTCTGTTACCCGCCGTTCCAAATGCTTAAGACCCCGTGCATCTCCGGCTCCAAGCATATCACCACAGGTGTAAACTCTTAAAGGCTGGCTATAATGCTGACCTATATGCTTCACCGTACTTGGCAAAAGCCCCCCTGCATCACGCACTGAAGTCACTCCAGCCTGGAAGGTGGCCTCAAAGGCTTGCGCCTGCATCACTTCGATCTCCAGTTTATCCCGCTTCTCCTGGTCAGCATGATCAAAATCCGTCCATGCCAAATGCGTATGAAGGTCAATTACGCCGGGGCTAATCCATAAGTCGCCATCTGGGCTATTTTGTTGGGCGTATGGAGATACGGACTCTGCAATGGACGAAAAACGACCATTAGTGATTGTTATATCGAATCGTTTCCCAACAATCCCCGCCACAAATATATTTTTGTAGGTTAACTCTTTTTGAATGTTATTTCCCAACTTTATTCCCCCAGATTGACCTTTGGGCCGCCAGCGCATGATCAGGATCTTGATGCATAAGCTCTGCAAGCGTCAGGATGGCTTCTTCGACGCTTTGCTGATTTGCCTTCGCCCCAAAATGGTTAATTCGTAAGAGTTTGTGATGCAATTCCCCATCTCCGGGTGCGACAATGCCCAGGGGCTGTTCGATATTGAGATTTCCGCCTTGAGGAATCCGAACCGTTGTAGTCAACGTTGAGTAGCTGTCTTTGTTACGCTGCCACGGTTCAAGGCCCAAGGCCGTAATGCCAGCAATTGCAGCGGATGTAGTTAAACGATGGCGGCGATTGACCGCTTCCAGACCTTCTTCTTCAATAAGCTTTAAGGCCTCAATAAGCGCCCGGGCTTCCAAGACAGGGATGTTGGGAGAAACCCGAAAGGGAGTCGCACTATCATGAGAACGCTTTAGGTCAAGCAAAGACAGAATGGAATTGCGCGGCGCATTTTTGTTGGAGGCCAGAAACTCCCAGCCACGTGAAGAAATCCCCACAGCGCTGATCCCGTTAGGGCCGGCTAATGCTTTTTGCGCACCCACAGCTACAAAATCAATTCCCCACTCGTCCATCAGCACCGGTTCTCCCCCGATTGCTGAAACCGCATCTATCACGGTTATAATATTTGACCGACGCGCAAGCTCCAAAATTTCCTTTGTTGGATTGGAGCCTCCTGTGACCACTTCCGCCTGCACGAAAGAAAGTGCACATGGGTTATATCGCTCAATCGCTGCGGCGACTTCATCTACAGTTACCACTTCATCAAAAGATGTTTTGAGCTCGATGACCTCTGCTCCACCACGCGCAAGCCAGTTACCAAAAATCGTTCCATAGGGACCTGTCACAATGTTTAGAATTGTACGGTCAGGCGCGGCTATGCCTGCTGCTATGGCCTCGATTCCCAGGATCGCCTCGCCCGGTATGATGACTGGTGATTCTTGAGTGGACAGGAGTTTGGAGAGCAAGTTAGTTAGCGTATCAAACTCCGATATTGTAAGAGGTACAAATCCTTTATTATTTTGACTCATAAATACCTCCTGCAGAATGGGATATTGGCATCTTGGGTACAGCAGACAAAAGCTCACGGCTATAAGCCGTTTCAGGACGAGAAAAGAATTTCTCCTTGGGGTTGATCTCAACCAGCTTCCCCTGCCGCATTACAGCAACAATATCGCTTATGGCATTTATAACTCCCAGGTCATGAGAGATAAAAAGCATCGTAAGATTAAGCTCCGATTTGAGTGTGCTCAACAGTTCAAGCATACTCCGTTGTACCGATACATCCAGTGCGCTCGTTGGTTCATCTGCGATAAGTATGCTTGGCTCAACACTTAATGCGCGGGCAATCGCTATCCGCTGACGCTGACCGCCGGAAAATTCGTGAGGGAATCTGCCAAGGGCGCTTTCATCGATATGAACACGTGCAAGCAGTTCCCTACATCTCTTGTCCACTTGAGTGCGGTCAACAATCTTGTGAAAAAGCAAGGCTTCGGCAAGGATTTGCCTGATCGTATGCTTTGGATTAAGCGAGGAATCCGGGTTTTGGAAAACCATTTGTATTCTTTTATGCTGCTCCCGGCTCCGTCGCTTGCCCAGTACCTGAGAACCCAGCATGATCTGGCCCTCATCCGGGGCGATCAGCCCGGCTATTACCCGCGCGAGGGTAGACTTTCCTGAACCCGATTCTCCCACAAGACCAAGCGTGGTACGCTCCTGCAGCTCCAGGCTTACTTGATCAAGCGCGGTGAACTTACCATAAGCAACCGTTATATTTTCTATCCGCAAGGCTGTTTTCATCAATCGGCGCTCCTTTCAAGATCCGGGAGAGGAAGCACTGAGCTTATCAGCATCTGCGTATACCGATTTTGCGGGTTTTGTAAAAGGGGCAAAGTGTCTCCCCGCTCTATGATTCTTCCCTCTTTCATAACGCAAAGCTTTGAGCACATCGAAGCAGCTACGGCAAGATTGTGCGTAACAAACACCATGGCAAAACCCAACTCCTTTTGAAGACGTGAAATAACGTCAAGGATTTGCCGTTGAACCGTGACATCAAGCGCCGTTGTTGGCTCATCACACAGAAGGATGCGCGGCTTGCACGCCAAAGCCATCGCAATAACAATACGTTGACACTGGCCGCCTGAAAGCTGGCGGGGGTAACGGTCAGTATGCTTTAAGGAATCGGGAAGACCGAGCATTTCAAGCAGTTCCAAAGCTATTGTACGCGCGACCTTCCGGCTCACCTTCTGCCTGTAGTACACAACCTCGGCAAGCTGCCGGACCACCGGGCAGAGAGGGTCAAGTGCCCTTATCGGGTCTTGAAAAATCATTGCGCATCTGCCATTGCTCCTAATATTCCCGCCAACCTGTTCAATACCAGAGGGAAGCAGCCCTATGATGGAGCGCAGGGTGAGCGATTTTCCAGATCCGGATTCCCCCACAAGTCCTATGCTTTCGCCCGCTTCGACTTTAAGACTCACATCGGTGACCAATTTATGATTCGATCGCGTCGCCAGCGACAAATTTTCCACTTCTAAAATTGGATTCATAGCATTCATTTTCTTCTCCATATATCTGCTAGCCCATCGCCCACAAGGGATAAGGCTATCCCCGTATATACCACCGCAAAGCCCGGGATGGCTGAAAGCCACCACTTTGTAGATATAAAGGGCTGCCCATCAGAAATCATCGTTCCCCAATCCGGAGTTGGCGGCGCAATACCGATACCAAGATAGCCTAGCGTAACAATGGCCACCAGCAGAACAGCCATATCCGTCATAAGCACTACCACTGCTTGCGGTAGCACATTCGGCAGAAGATGGCGCAGTATGATTTTAATATTCGGGATTCCCAGTGTCTTGGCAGCGGCTATCCATTCCTGCTTGCGAAAGGATGCGCTAAGACCCTTGACCACACGAGCGTATACGATCCAGCCAACGAGAGCAAACGTAATATATATCCCCTGTTCACCTGTACCGCTTGCAAACGCCACTATAATGACAATCAAATAAAAAGGGAACGCAATCAACGTATCGGTCAAAAGCGTGATAACCGTGTCTACCCATTTACCATAATACCCGGCAAGCATTCCCAGAAACACCCCCATACAAAAAGGAATGATCTCCGCCAGCACCATAATCTTCAAATCAGTCCGTGCGGCATAGATCAGCCGTGTAAATAGATCACGCCCCAGTTGATCGGTTCCCAGCCAGTGTTCGAAGGACGGAGGTTGTAAAGTTGCCGAAATATTTGGATCAGAAGGCTGGTAGGGACTAATAACCGGTGCCAACACTGCAATGCCTATGAGTAACGCAAACATAATACTGCCCCATAGAAGAGATGGAGTATTTAGTATTTTTCCCCAAGAGCGGTTGCTATGACCCGCCTTCTGAATCTGAAGATCTAATTGCGTGCGTTTCATTGTTCTCCTTTCGTCCTGGGATCAAGATACCCAGAAGCAACCTCAATCACGAAGCCGATGATGACCACAGATAGCGCACAATAAAGAGCAATCCCCTGTATAACAGGAAAATCCCGGTTTGAAATGGCTGAAAATAACAGGCTTCCGATCCCCTTGAGACCAAAAACCTGTTCAATTACCAACGTGCCGCCCATCAGGTAGGCAATGTTTACGCCAAGCAGCATAAGAGCAGGAAGAGCGGAATTGCGCAGGACATGCTTTACCAGTATAACCCTGCCGGGGATTCCCGCTGCCTTCAAGGTCACAACAAAATCAGATTCCAGCACTTCCAGCATCTGCGCTCTTAAAGAACGAACGAGCGAGGGAATTTGCGACAATCCGACAGTTATCGCAGGAAGGGCGAGACTGTACAAGATTCCAAGCCAGCCCTCGCCGACTCCCCCAACGGGAAACCAGTGAAGCCGAACGCTAAATACCAGAATCAGTAGCAGTCCAACCCAAAAAATCGGCATACCGAGCGTTACAGCAGGCAGGATGCGTATCATATGATCAAGCAGTCCGTCTTTATGTGTTGCCGCAAGGGTGGCCAGTACCAGCGAAACGATGATGGCAAAAAGACAGGTCATTGCAACGAGCAGCAGCGTCACGGGAGCGCGCTCTGCAATCAATTCTCTTGAAGAAGTCCCAAAAACAATCGAAACGCCAGTATCACCTTGTGTAAAGAAATTGTGTACAAAGCCTATAAACTGCTCCCAAAGAGAACGATCCAGCCCCAACCTGTGACGCATGCTCTCAATAGCCTCAGCTGTGGCGTATTCACCCAGAATCATTTTGGCGGGGTCTCCCGGTACCAGCCTTATGATGAAGAAGACTGCCACCACCACACAAATGACTACGGATGCCGCTCTTATCATAGCGCGCACGAGCCATTTGTGTGGGGAAGTAAGATTTGCAGATAATCCGGCAGACTTTTTAAATAAATGGGCCGTCAAGGATCTAATTACCTTTCACACGTACATCTTCAAAACGAACGCTGTTATTGGGAAGCACGACCAGGCCATCAATGGAAGAACGAACACCTTTCAGAATATCCGGATAATAAAGCGGGATATAAGGCACCTCATCTGCAAGGATTTGTTGAAGCTTGCCGTAAATTCCCGCACGTTCTTCCCCATCAGGTGTTTTTTGCCCCTCGTGCAGGAGCTTGGTAACTTCATTGTTCGTGTAATGAGTCCAGTACGACTTGCTAAAGCCTTCCGGGTCTGTCTGGAAAGCGAGGATTGAGTTGGCTTCTGGAGAATCCGCTTGTCCGCTGTTGATCATTGCCGAAAAGTCATAGGCAAAGAAACGCTCGCGGAATGAGGCCAGCTCAACAGATTCAATTTGAATATCAATGCCGATTGTTTTGGCGGCCGCCTGAATAATCTGTGCCTCCTGAGTTCTTGAGTTGTTTCCAGAGGCAATGAGCAATTTTGTAGAAAACCCGTTAGGGAACTTTGATTTTGCAAGCTCTGCTTTGGCAGCATTCGTATCAAAGCCGAGCGCTTTAATCGTATCATTCGTGTTGTATGGAATGGCTGGCGGCAAAAGCGAATTGGCTGACTTTGCGAAACCAAAGGTAACCGCATTGGTCAATCCATTACGGTCAAGCGCCAACGCCAGCGCACGGCGAACGTGCACATCCGAAAAATGCTTGTCCAGGGTATTGAAGAACAATTGCTCTGTCACCCAGCTTCCATTGGTCGCCACCTTGGTGTCCGTACCTTGTTTTAATTCATTTACATTTTCAAGAGCTACAGACTCAATAGCATCAATCGCGCCAGCCTTCAACTGGTTAATCGCTTGGCTGTCATCTTCAATGAGCTTGTAGACAAGTTCATTGATGTAGGGCTTGCCTTTCTGCCAATAGTATTTATTTTTGCTGAAAGTAAGATCACCGGCAGAATCCCATTTCTTAACGACAAAGGGACCAGTACCGACCGGATTCTTGAAGAATTCTTTTTCCGAGACACCGCCGAAATCCTTTGGAAGAATACCATTGGAAAAGTTTGATAGTTCAGAAATAAACGGCGTATACGGCGTTTTAAGCTTAATTATGAGTGTTTTTTCATCTTTAGCCGAGAGCGAAGCCACCTGTGCCGCTATTGCAAGAGGACCTCCTACATTCAAATGACGCTGAATTGAAAAAACCGCATCCTTGGCAGTAACTCCGGTTCCGTTTGAAAATTTCAAGCCATCGCGTAAAACAAAAGTATAGGTTAAACCATCTGTGCTTATACTGTGCGACTCTGCAAGCCAATCCACAATCTTTCCATCACTGTTAAAGGCGACCAGCGGCTCAAATACTTTGTCGATAGCAAAAGCATTATTGGATGTAATCTGATTATGCAGATCAAACGAGGTTACGGAAGCCGGGCGGCCATATGTAAAGGTTCCCCCTTCCACGGGTTGATCATCGGTTTTGCTTGGGTTAGGAGTAGCATTTGTATTTTGACCTGTATCATTTTTGGAGCCGGAGCATCCTGCCACGAGAACCAATAAAAGCAATACTAAAGATCCAACCCAAAACGGCTTCCTAAAAGATACAATAAGTTTGGACATCCCATTTTCCCCTTTTCTCCAATAAAACATATTGTCTTAATATGAATAGTATTATGGGTGAACCCATTTGACATGTCAAACAGAATTAAATACCATAATTTAAAAAATTAAAGATAAAAGTAAGCATAGGGATTTTCCAGCCTGTGAACACATGGAGTTCATCGGGATTGGGATTTTGATTAAAATATTGTATAATCAATCTATGATGTAATAGGTAAATCTTATAAGCCGACAACCATTATAAAAGTGTATAAAAGGGGTCTAAAACTCGATGGAATTCAGACAGCTTCAATACACCCTGCAAATTGCAGCGGAAAAAAACTTCTCACGCGCAGCGGAAAAATTGCACATTGCCCAACCTTCCCTGAGTCAGCAATTGTCCAAACTGGAAAAAGAGCTTGGGGTGCTGTTATTTCAACGCAATACAAGTACGGTGGAATTAACGCATGCAGGAGCAAGCTTTGTGGAACAAGCGAAAAAGATCGTCGACGCCGTCGAGCAACTCCGACAGGAAATGGACGATATTTCTCAGTTGCGCAAAGGGAAGGTCGTCGTCGGCAGCATGCCTATCACGGGTTCCCATTTGCTGCCGCATGTGCTGCCTGTGTTTAAGAAGGCGCACCCGGACATTGAAATTGTTTTGGTTGAGGATTCATCCATGAATCTGGAGAAAAAAACAGCCAGCGGCGATACAGATCTCAGCCTGCTTTCTCTCCCATTAGTAGAACCGACACTTTCCTATGTGCCTATCGGTGAAGAATGGATTGATCTCGCTGTTCCCCCGGGTCACCCGCTGACTCTGCGCAAAAACGGCGACCAGCCGCAACCT from Paenibacillus sp. FSL R10-2782 includes the following:
- a CDS encoding ABC transporter permease, with protein sequence MKRTQLDLQIQKAGHSNRSWGKILNTPSLLWGSIMFALLIGIAVLAPVISPYQPSDPNISATLQPPSFEHWLGTDQLGRDLFTRLIYAARTDLKIMVLAEIIPFCMGVFLGMLAGYYGKWVDTVITLLTDTLIAFPFYLIVIIVAFASGTGEQGIYITFALVGWIVYARVVKGLSASFRKQEWIAAAKTLGIPNIKIILRHLLPNVLPQAVVVLMTDMAVLLVAIVTLGYLGIGIAPPTPDWGTMISDGQPFISTKWWLSAIPGFAVVYTGIALSLVGDGLADIWRRK
- a CDS encoding aminotransferase class V-fold PLP-dependent enzyme, with amino-acid sequence MSQNNKGFVPLTISEFDTLTNLLSKLLSTQESPVIIPGEAILGIEAIAAGIAAPDRTILNIVTGPYGTIFGNWLARGGAEVIELKTSFDEVVTVDEVAAAIERYNPCALSFVQAEVVTGGSNPTKEILELARRSNIITVIDAVSAIGGEPVLMDEWGIDFVAVGAQKALAGPNGISAVGISSRGWEFLASNKNAPRNSILSLLDLKRSHDSATPFRVSPNIPVLEARALIEALKLIEEEGLEAVNRRHRLTTSAAIAGITALGLEPWQRNKDSYSTLTTTVRIPQGGNLNIEQPLGIVAPGDGELHHKLLRINHFGAKANQQSVEEAILTLAELMHQDPDHALAAQRSIWGNKVGK
- a CDS encoding ATP-binding cassette domain-containing protein, giving the protein MKTALRIENITVAYGKFTALDQVSLELQERTTLGLVGESGSGKSTLARVIAGLIAPDEGQIMLGSQVLGKRRSREQHKRIQMVFQNPDSSLNPKHTIRQILAEALLFHKIVDRTQVDKRCRELLARVHIDESALGRFPHEFSGGQRQRIAIARALSVEPSILIADEPTSALDVSVQRSMLELLSTLKSELNLTMLFISHDLGVINAISDIVAVMRQGKLVEINPKEKFFSRPETAYSRELLSAVPKMPISHSAGGIYESK
- a CDS encoding ABC transporter permease, whose amino-acid sequence is MTAHLFKKSAGLSANLTSPHKWLVRAMIRAASVVICVVVAVFFIIRLVPGDPAKMILGEYATAEAIESMRHRLGLDRSLWEQFIGFVHNFFTQGDTGVSIVFGTSSRELIAERAPVTLLLVAMTCLFAIIVSLVLATLAATHKDGLLDHMIRILPAVTLGMPIFWVGLLLILVFSVRLHWFPVGGVGEGWLGILYSLALPAITVGLSQIPSLVRSLRAQMLEVLESDFVVTLKAAGIPGRVILVKHVLRNSALPALMLLGVNIAYLMGGTLVIEQVFGLKGIGSLLFSAISNRDFPVIQGIALYCALSVVIIGFVIEVASGYLDPRTKGEQ
- a CDS encoding ABC transporter ATP-binding protein produces the protein MEKKMNAMNPILEVENLSLATRSNHKLVTDVSLKVEAGESIGLVGESGSGKSLTLRSIIGLLPSGIEQVGGNIRSNGRCAMIFQDPIRALDPLCPVVRQLAEVVYYRQKVSRKVARTIALELLEMLGLPDSLKHTDRYPRQLSGGQCQRIVIAMALACKPRILLCDEPTTALDVTVQRQILDVISRLQKELGFAMVFVTHNLAVAASMCSKLCVMKEGRIIERGDTLPLLQNPQNRYTQMLISSVLPLPDLERSAD
- a CDS encoding ABC transporter substrate-binding protein — its product is MSKLIVSFRKPFWVGSLVLLLLVLVAGCSGSKNDTGQNTNATPNPSKTDDQPVEGGTFTYGRPASVTSFDLHNQITSNNAFAIDKVFEPLVAFNSDGKIVDWLAESHSISTDGLTYTFVLRDGLKFSNGTGVTAKDAVFSIQRHLNVGGPLAIAAQVASLSAKDEKTLIIKLKTPYTPFISELSNFSNGILPKDFGGVSEKEFFKNPVGTGPFVVKKWDSAGDLTFSKNKYYWQKGKPYINELVYKLIEDDSQAINQLKAGAIDAIESVALENVNELKQGTDTKVATNGSWVTEQLFFNTLDKHFSDVHVRRALALALDRNGLTNAVTFGFAKSANSLLPPAIPYNTNDTIKALGFDTNAAKAELAKSKFPNGFSTKLLIASGNNSRTQEAQIIQAAAKTIGIDIQIESVELASFRERFFAYDFSAMINSGQADSPEANSILAFQTDPEGFSKSYWTHYTNNEVTKLLHEGQKTPDGEERAGIYGKLQQILADEVPYIPLYYPDILKGVRSSIDGLVVLPNNSVRFEDVRVKGN